The sequence AGATTGGAAGGTTGCAGGAGTATTTGTAAGACCAAAGAGCAttactaaaaattcataatgaCTCTCATGAATTCGGAAAGCGGTTTTTGGAATATCTCAGGGGTGCACTCGAATTTGATGGTAACCGGATCGAAGATCCAACTTACTAAAAATAGTTGCACCATGAAGTTCATCTAAAAGTTCGTCTATAATAGGAATTGGAAATTTAGCTTTGACTGTTTCCTTATTGAGGGCTCGATAATCCACGCAAAGACGCCAGCTGCCGTTTTGTTTACGCACGAGGAGAGGAAAAAGGACTTTGACTAGAGGTTCTTGAAATACCTGCTGAAATTTATCCAACAAGGAAGAATGAGGGGTTAGCATCCAAGCAAGAAGTAGTATGTTCATGAGATTCAAGAAGCTGTAAAACCAAACCCTTCCTGTCCTGCTTCAAGGCCCGACCAAACTCATCTCCTTCCATTATAGACACCTCGGTGGGTGTGATGCCCTGCAAAACATTCTTAGGCCCAAACAAGGTAAATTCCATTcgtaatttattaaaatcccataaaataggTCCTAATGTACTCAGCCACTGGACCCCTAACACAATATCACAACCCCCCAACGTCAAGAGATAAAAATCTGTGAGATAAGGATGACCCTGcataacaaatttaatattGGAGCACCTTCCTTCACTGAATAGAATGTCACCGTTAGCCACCTTAACTTGAAGTCCTTCTATTGGTTCTAATTGCAGGTGAGCTCGTTGCTAGATGGATGAATCCATGAAGCGGTGAGTACTGCCCGTATCTAGCAGAATCACCACTGGACAGCCCCCCACTTTGCCCAAAATGCGCATGGTTTTAGAGCTAGGAGATCTAGATAAGGCATGGATTGAGatcaaagatttaaatttcgtaccgtaccggccggtacggccgaaatttttcgtttcggccgtctggccggtacaggtactatacctgttccgtaccggccaaaataccggtcgtaccggccggtatcggtcataccggcctcaatttcggcctgtacaggcctatatttcggccggtaccggccgatatttcggcctgtgtattttttttttttttttttttttcaaactataaacttattttttaaccctcaattcagactagactatttataatttatatatatatgtatttgtatataatttatttatatatagactattattttagaatataatttttatatatatttatatatataatttatttatagatcgactatcccgaaacgttattcCGAAACGCTATCTCGAAATGATaccgatatcgaaatatttcgtttcagtgccttgaccgatacgctgtccggtacgatattcaaaacattgattgaGATACCTGGTATTGGCTCAGTTGTGTCGGTTGCAGGGGCTCCAGAGTCAACGATATCCTTCTCACATAGAAGTTCCGTGTTGGACTGAATCTCCTCATCATCACTGGGTTCAGTGCACTCCATAATAAAGAGGCGAGCAGATTTGGATTTATGACCCGGCCCCCATTTGTCATCACAGTTATAACAAAGTCCTTTTGCTCTTCTTTCCTTCatctgtgttggagttaaacgCTAAACTGGAAGTATAGCCTTTTGCTCTTGGTTTGAAGGTAACGTAACAATAGGCCGAGTAGGAGCAGAGCCGAAACGGAACAATATGTCCGTCAGCCATATGGACCGCTGCTCTGGATACCACTTGTAAGGTGCTTggtaaaaggaaataaataattagcCACTTCAAGGGGGCTAAATCCTCCAACGTTCAAGTTCTGGAAAAATACTCTGATGAATTccattaataataagaatataaatAGGCATTACAACCAACAACTTCCGTACTGCTTACTAACTTTAAGCAACCCACTACTTTAGCACGTTTCCTACTTAAACCCAACAGACCCTGACTATAACAATATTACCCAAAGACTCGGACTGCTAACAATACTACGTAGACGTATTCAAACATAAGATAAATGGACTAAGCCCACACAAGGCCTTACATAACATTAACCAGTAACCAATCGCAAGGCCAGAGGCCCATGACAAAAtcgcaggagagagagagagagagaacgtgaGAGGGAGCATCGgtttgagaggaaaaaaaatctagagGAATAGAATGGGACTTGACTGTAGAGATGTGGGAAGGTAGAGAacgaggaggagaagaaatcaggaggagagaaaccaacgggaagaagaaaaagaaactgaaagGGGTTAGGTCATACTTGGAAAAGGCGTCGTTTTTAGAGTCTTCAGGGGCTGGGCTTCTACTGGTTTGGGCCACGGGCTTGGGCTTTACATTAGCAACGTCCTGTGATATGAAGTAATGACGCTAAGTTGAATTATAAAACTGTTTAACATATGACAGAGGCCAATTTTGGGCGAGAATACCTTGCAAGGTTTGAACAGAGTTATACAATAACCCCTTCCGCTTGACACGATGGCAGTACTAACTGAAATGATGAATCTGAAATTTTAAAGCAAGTGGGAGAGAATGAGAGGCAAAATCTGACTGATTGTCGAAGAACTCGAGAcaagaaaatctaaaaagaaaaaaaaaataaataaatgagagcCCATCGTCCTTCGACCAGAATTCCGATGATAGGTTTGACGGCAATTGACAACACTCAAACAAAGAGGTGTTGCATGGCTATTCTATTGAAAAGAACAgaagtgaaataaaatagaaataataaaaattcaaagaaataaattagaaataaatctATAGTTCTtagaaacaaaaagatgaactgtaacaccccgtgcCTGGATGGATCGGAGAATAACTACCTGTCACCTATAATTGTATCTCTcaatcaaagttttgaataccttACCAgacgtcgtaccggtcaagacactggaatgaaatattttagtactggtaccgtttcgtgtatattttcgggatagtcgatatatgaataaattatatataaatacatatatatatgtataaattataaatagcctagtctgaattggggggaaaaaataaacttatagtttgaaaaaatgaaaaaaaaaatttaaaggtcGAAATACAAGTCAGTACGACTGGTATTTGGACCGATACAAAATATATGTAATACCTGTACCGGACCAGTGACCGGTACGGTACGGTATTTAAAACAGTACtctcaatataaaaaatacaagaatCATATCTAAAGGCTCCAAAACACAAAGGCATAAATCCATTTGTTTCAACTTAATGCATTAATTCCTCCACAAGGTCATCAATATGATAACTCTGAGTGTGTGCATGAAAACAGAGAGTCAATGAGAGGAGAGTTTACCCACATTCAGCAAGGGACTCGGCGACACCAAACTAGGAAGCCCACCGAAAATTGTAGAACTTTGCAAGAGGTGAGAGaacaagagagggagagagggagagtctgTTGAGAGATAAAATCTAGATGTGAgtagaaaacaaacaaaagaggaaGAAACTGCTGAGACGTGATAGTGGGATCGAGAAGAGAAAAATGGGGAGGAAAATCTGGGAGTGTGGGAGAAAGAGTTGGGGTgaagggaggaagaagaaactgaaAGGGAGAAGGCTTACCGAACGAAGCCGTATGGCCTCCAATCTAGGCTCCTCGTGGGCCTGCGCCTGTGCCTAGGCCTAtgtttgggcttgggcttgggcccgGGCATTACATgaaccacagagagagagaaagagagtcgAAACTTAGATGGAGAAAAAGTGGCTTACCGGTGTAAGGAGATTCAACCTGTGACAATGCGACCCGTTGCTATGGCATGACACAAAAGGGAGGAGATATCTGTGAAGGAGTTTGTGAGTGAAAATCAGAGTGGGTGCGTGTGAGAGTGAGAGtagagagtgagtgagagaagGGCTTATCGCCATTGACACTGTTCCAGTGAGGAGACTCGACGGCGAGACAAattttgaaagcccacaaactGCCGCACAACCGAAATCACCCACAATCACATAAATTCgtaggagagggagagagagagtgacctGCACTTAGAGAGATTTTGATGTGAGCAAGGAAAATTAACTGCATTGGTGTGGAAAAATAGAAACGGTGTGGAggagttatggagttgaagaATTGGAAGGGAGAGAAGAATCTCGGTGTGGGGGATGAGGTAttgggaagaagaaaattgaaaaagggaGAGGGGACTTACAATAGATGCCAGAACTGTTAAATGGAATATCATATGGGAGCTATTATGTATATTTTCCCATCATATTCCTTTATGAGCCCCATGAAAGTAGTATGACTTGACTGCTTAATTATGATCTTCTTCGAAATAGACCCCAGCAAATCGTTTATACTGGATTGGAGAAGACGTATTGGCATCATCGAAGGGACAACTTTGGGGCTTCTGTATCTCCAAGAGTACTCAAGAATGACAATTATTCACAGTGACATAAAAGCTAGCAACATTTTACTGGATGAAGAGATGAAGCCTAAGatatcagattttggcatggcTAGAACTTTCATGAAACATGAACTTGAAGCAAATACAGACCTGATAGTTGGAACATAGTAAGTTTAAATTCTCTCAGATAAAGCCTTTTCATTCTGGATTTCTGTTTAACTGATGTTAAAATCTCCGATGCAGTGGTTATGTTCCTCCAGAATATGTTAAGATGGGTGTCTACTCCACTAAATCTGTTGTTTATAGCTTTAGAGCCTTGCTTCTACAAATCATTAGTGGAAAGAGAAATGCTTATTATTATGGTTTGGATGAAAGCCTAAACCTCCTAGACTATGTAAGTAACATcccaaaacaatttatttttattttttccagtgCTTGTCTTTTTagttttctcaacttttacaaGAAGTTAAAGAAACTATCAGTTATAAATCTTAATGACAGATGTTACATTGATACTCTCTATATAAAGAGCTTTTGGTCCcaattcatgaaaaaaatttcaggTTTTTGGTCACTGGCATGATAGCAAAGAGGAGTAAGAGGAAAGATGATTTATGTGCTCTGCTAAGATTTGGGAAATCCAAGTGTTAATAATGACACTCTTTTAAAGCTAGCTTATGTTTATGGTATGAAAGTTCAAAGCATGCTTGCTTAGTTATATCCAATACACtttatttaataagagaaattatttgtacaagCCCCACTAGACAAGACTCACATAagccttttgtaaaaaagtagaccctactatgaaaaaatgttaaaaaaaatcttctttcttttttagtagggtccacatttttataaaagactcgcgtgaaatttatttatttgagactCGTACCTAAAATTACTCTACACGTATTGGGATTTActaaataaaagattatatttaaGGAATCCTAACATAAGGATATTCTATTTTACACAAATTGAAACATCAAGGAGCGATCATGTGAAATTAAAACCTCGGATATAGTGATTTATCAAGAAGTGATAAATGCATGAGGCAACTCTATAGCAAATTTTCCTTTCCACTCATGAATGATGGGTAATAATGTTCTGTAATTTCAGGCATATGAGCTATGGAAAGAAGACAATGGCATGGAGTTTATGGATCCAATTCTGGATGATACAACTTCAtctttgaaattaattagaTGCATGCAAATTGCTCTTTTATGCGTCCAGGAAACAGCAAAAGATAGGCCATCCATGTTGGAAGTTTCCTCAATGCTAAAAAATGAATCTGCAGCTCTAACAATTCCCAAAAAGCCagctttttcaagaaaaacagatGAAGATCAGGAAGATAAGCCCCCATATTGGAGCAAGAAATTTGTTCCGATTCTATTGCTACAATCTCAGAACTGGTAGCCAGAACTTAGAATCTCTGATAATATTGCTACAATATCAGAACTTAGAATATATCAAAATAACTGTGAATAGTAgggaaatagtttgtgagtagTAGTGAAttaatagtttgagttaaaattttttattagattttgatagaggagagagaaaaagttgaaaaaaatattaaaaagcttcttgaatataatttttaatattatcctttttaaaatttaaaaaagttgtattgttttttatattttatttgggagtttgggaaacttgtaataattagatgaaaaaattaaagatttgaaataagtgttttatgttttagtagtatttgagaaggaaatatctgaaaatatttgaaatcttTGAGAATACTTGTGATCCCAAACAGGGCCTTAtacagtttttattttaaacaatttaaagtaaaacataatttttaaaaaattagacgttattttgaaattaaatatcTTAATCTATTTCTACACATAGCACGAATTTGCAACTAGTTTTGttttagagtaatgttaaatatagtcCTAGTCCTATAGTGTGTAAACTTTGTGCACTCACTTTAAAAATAATGGAATCtatcattaataaataaatttttttcatgtgagtcccaAATTAATTTGACTACTTTTTTCGAAAGGACTATACAAGACTTACATGCCTAAGTCTGATTTATGATTTCTCTTTTTTGATATTCTTTTTATTCAAGTATGTGAGAGTCAAGATTACTGACTTGAATACACTCTTTTTAGAGGGTTAactatacataaataaataaaaactctttttaatattctattttaaatttaatttcctCTATAAATAGCAACATGCATGATCGATAATGCTTATTCTGAACTAAGATGACAACTGGTTGTATTACTTGAACATtttgctttttcatttttaaaacatttgaGGAAGGTTAAGGCATCATGGGTCTTTCTTTGGTATTCTTGTggaggaaaatatatatttgattttaaacaagtaaatttatattttatggtgTCTTTGGAGTATATCTAATTGTGTTGTGGGAGACAATTTTAGGTGACAGGAGCTAACTCGCTGGACCTTCGGAaccggggtgttacagttttTGTCTGGAGTCCATGTATTTAAATATCCAGTTTCTGCTTAATGAaatcatcttaaccatttttctttGTCTTGCATGCATTGTGGAGGGCTGGTCCTTCGAAGTACCGgaacatcattttattttggctggTACAAGTTACAGTTGGTATCCAAAGACAGGTTGGTTTCTGTTAATGTCGTATTTCGTGGGTCTAAGCAATTCCACGCTTACAGTGCTCGAGACACAATGCTCGAATTCTTCCCTACAAGGAGAATGCAACCTTGGTGTCCGTTGTACCTCCAACGATCAAGTTAGTATGAATATAGATGTAGAGAGAATATAACTGGAGATATGTGTAGATATGTTAACCTTTGTGTTGGTTGTCGGAGGTGTCTATTTATACCTGCTGACCTGGTCTCCACGATAATGGGGTGTTGCTTTGTAGGAGATCGGATATTTATGTCGCCTACTCACTGAGCTATAAGGCACTTAGGCTTGCCGTGTGTGTTTTGAGCTCTGGGTTGCATTAAATGCGGCATGCTTTCTCCTTTGAATTTCTCCTATCTCATTAATACGGCGCGTCTTCCTCCCCAAGCTTCATTCGCTGTATTGAATGTGACGAGTCTTCTCCCCTAAGTTTCCCCTATCTCATTAATGCTCAGTGTGAATCGCCCTGGATGTTCCTGGATTGCATTAAATGCGGCATTCCTTCTTCCTTAAGTCTTTCTCATGTCTTCTAACTAGGCTTCTGACGTGATCATGGCCCGACCCAGATCTTACACCCAGGTTCCGACCCAAGTCTTCCTAACATATTTGGCCCTGCCCAACCCTTACATATGGGCTTTGACCTGGGCCTTTATTCTAGCCTGACCCAAGGGATTTCCTTCCTTTACAGTTTCCATGCTAGAAAGGACCCAATATCTCAACTCTCTTAGGCTATTATCTAGTTGAAAATTGCAAATGCTAGCTAAATGGATGCTTAGGCTCGACAACAAAAGTTGTTGGAAGAACTCATCCAACTTGTTGGCAATCTTGCTACCAGATAAACGTCGCTTTCCCACACCATAACCCATCCACCATACAACTCTTCCAATACCCAAAACACTGATCCTAACAACCATAGCCAATCTGAAATACTCCACCACCATGTCAACCCTACTTTTGAAGTACAGAGGGAAATTCGTAACTATACCAGGCGGCTTGACTTTCCCAAATTGATGGATACAACTCCACTGAttgggtctttcaagcccaatAACTTTTTGCATAATATAATACTCTAGACACCCAAAAAACTTCAACTAGCCTTATTCTATATGGAGGGAAAGGCTTTAATTTTGTAACAATAGTTGTTGGATTCCCATCCCATTTTTACTTAGCCTGAGTTTGTGCAGGCTTTACAAACATGCTTTCCACCAACACCCTTTGATGACCCAATGGTTGACTTCACTAAGCTACAACATATGTCTACAGTGAAGGAATATGAAACACACTTTGACATTCTCTTCAACTGCATCTCAAGGCTCTCAGAGACCTTCAGAATTAAGACCTTTCTTAGTAAGTTGAGAGATGACATTCGTATTATGGTCACTATGTTTCAACCCACTACCCAATCTACTGCTTTTGGACTAgcttaattttatgaataagagGTATGGAGCAAATTTCGAAATTAGAGGGCGTGTAATTTACCCCAACCCTAATCTCACGACTCCCTCCTAGAAATACTTTTTCTAGAATCTCATCACCTAATAGAACTACTCCTCCCAATCTAATAGGGCCACCACCCCATACCCCTCCcccacacccacacccacacccaGACCAAAACACCAATCCCAAAACCAACCTTCTTGTTCAACGTATTATAACCTCTCAGATGAATGAGAGGCGTGATTGCAGACTTTGCTATTAATATGATGAAAAATGGGCTCCTGAGCATATGTGTTGAGCACCTAAACTATTCTTACTTGAAGGGCtagaacaaaagaaacaaaaggaaattttttaGGAAGTTTCTAATGGACCGGATATGGGGAGGTTCAAGGTGCACCCGAAAAAGGAAAGTTGCTGTGAATTTATCTCAATGCTATTTTGGGAACCCCAACCCCTTAAACGATGTGATTGTGGGGCATATTAGGGAACCAATAAGTTGCCGTCCTAATTGATATGAAGAGCACTCACAATTTTGTAGATCTAAATGTGGCAAGAGGGGCCGAGCTACATACTACCAGAAGCCACAACCTAATGGTGATGGTGGCTAATGTGTTGTTACGTTGTTTAAGCAGTTGTGAGGCAGtcccttttcattttcaaggTCACTCTTTCTCTACTACTGTGCCATTGCTTTCAGGGGATACGATCTTTTTCAAGGTGTGAATTGACTCTATCTAGTAGGACCAATTCTCTGCAATTTTACCAAGCTCACCATCAAGTTTAATTGGCATGGCTAGGCAGCACAGCTTCAAAGGCTTTGTCTCTCAGACTTCACTATGGAAGATGCTGAAGGATTTTATTGACAATCTAAGGGCAATCATGGGGGCATGTTCTGCAATTAATGAAGACTTCTAATGGTAGTTGAGTTCTAATGGTAGTTCCTCGAGTACCATTCCTAAGAAGTGACCATTAATTTATTGgtgttttgatcttttttaaagttataatgCGTCTCACTAGCTCATAGTGAGTACTCTAGCTAACAAAGCAACACAAGAATATATACAAGAATTTCCATATTTTTGCTATGTCCACTGTTAATTACAAAAAACAACCGAAAATTGAATAAGGATATCAATTATTTAGTTTCCGACGAATCAAAATACATTATGCGAGCTCaaatattttgggacaaaatacAAAACGCGTAAAGCACTGTTTtcttgtgaataaaaaaaataattaatcctGGTAAGCCAAATAATATATAACACTAGTTTAAGATAGTAGTACTACTTGTTTAGAGGTACAATGATAGTACCTCTAGCTATTGTTTATTAAATCTGCCTcttgtgaaaacaaattaattataataaattattaaatgataaaaaaaacttgactAGACTCTTATAAGCTTGTATAAACATGAACaacttcataaattaatatttttacaccaaatatatttttaacttttaaaaatattagaagagATCATTTTCCTAATAATAAATGTGTTACTTGCATGCTTATGAATATAATCattaatttatgtatatatacactttataaaaatattagtgaGAAGTCACAgcatgtttttcaaattttgtatataaagttataaaatgctagataaataatttattttattaaaataaagcaGCTAATTATGAATAAGCTCGAACTTACTAATATATTGAATGAGCTAGTGATTAACATAAAACCcaactcaataaaaaaactcaaaattaactCAAATTTGTGAACGCTCGAAGGTCTTTTTTTTAGACGCTATATTTTGTCCCACAAAGTCTTGTCGAACAGATATTTTTCTGTTTGAACTCGTAAAAAACCTCTTCCATGTTTTCaggcaaaatttaattttcgtcTTAAAAAATTTCGACTCTAaatatcaaatttcttgtagtgagctTCTAAAGCTTTAGTGCTCGATCGTTTGGATATTTGAAGTATCtcataattctataaatagttgtgaaataatttgagttaaaatattttattgtatctCAGGAaaggagaaataaaaagttgagtaaaaatattagttaaaaatttatttgaatattattttttaatattatttttgttttgaaatttgtaaaaattgtattgattttgtgttttaataacgattaggtaataattagatcaaAAAATTACTTCATAACAAGTCTAGCTAACAAATGAGTTCACTAAAGAGAGGCTTCTTTCAGAATTATGTGCTGACACTGAACATGATGTAGAAGAGGAAGTAGTAGTTGTGGCTGGAAGAATTTGGCAAAGGAGGAATACTTTTGTGAACAATAAATTATCACTCGTTTGTGAACAATAAATTTGGACTCGaagaatttggaaaagaagGAATACTTGTGTCAATTCTCTAAACAACTGAAAAAAGGGTCAGTTGGtagaaatcatttttagagcTTCTTTTAGAATTATGTGCTGACACTGAACATGATGTAGTGGAGGAAGTAGCAATTGTGACTCGAAGATTTTGGCAAAGAATGAATACTTTTGCgtttcaaaatgattttaaacATCCCAATGAAGTGTTCCATCAATCAATAGAGGCTTTATAGCAGTTGAAGGAGAGTAAGGCTAAAAGATCTAGCTATCATGATCATTCTTTCTTGatgatcactacaagaaaacaatTTATTTGCAATAAGTTATTTCCagcgaaatgattatttccagttaaaatgagtctattttcattacaaatagtCTTTTTCATTGCAAAAAGATATCACAAATATCTacttttcttgtagtggattCCCTTTTGGCTAAGGCACATGGTGCCCTTCAAGTAACCTTATTTGGAGTAGAAATGGGTCTCAGTAATATCATCTTGGAGGGTGTTCAAGCTATTTCTAAGGATGAGGATAATTTGACCAGCACAGGTTTGCTCATAGGGGACATTATGTCTAACTTACTTGGTTTTGA comes from Juglans microcarpa x Juglans regia isolate MS1-56 chromosome 8S, Jm3101_v1.0, whole genome shotgun sequence and encodes:
- the LOC121244145 gene encoding putative cysteine-rich receptor-like protein kinase 32, whose product is MIFFEIDPSKSFILDWRRRIGIIEGTTLGLLYLQEYSRMTIIHSDIKASNILLDEEMKPKISDFGMARTFMKHELEANTDLIVGTYGYVPPEYVKMGVYSTKSVVYSFRALLLQIISGKRNAYYYGLDESLNLLDYAYELWKEDNGMEFMDPILDDTTSSLKLIRCMQIALLCVQETAKDRPSMLEVSSMLKNESAALTIPKKPAFSRKTDEDQEDKPPYWSKKFVPILLLQSQNW